The Anaeromicrobium sediminis genomic interval AGAAAAACCCTTTTAGCTGTAGTAAGTCGTGAACCACCAAAAAAACTATTTAAGGTGAAGGTGGAAAAGGATATATCTGTAGGATTTTTAATAGAAGACATTATAGAGCATGTGGCCGGGAAAGGCGAAGGTTTATATCCGGTAACTGGAGAACTTCTTTCTGATATTGAATTAGGTAAAATAGGATATGTGCTCCCCTATGTGGGAATAGAGGAAGATACTATAAAATATTTAGGTCTTGCAGTTATGAAAAATTCAAAATTAGTAGGTATTATTGATATAAAAAATACAGATGGAATCATGTATATATTAGCAGAAAAACCTAAAATCGTTCAAGTTGTAGATCGCAGTAATAATAAGGAAAATAAAATTTCTTTTAGAACATTTGTTAAGAAAAGAAAGATTAAAGTAGACTATGTGGATGAAGAAGTTACTATTAATATTGATTTAAATTTAACGGCACAATTAAGATATCAATATTATATGGAGCCAATAAGTGATGAATATATTAAGAAGCTAGAATCTATCATATCAGAAAAGGCTAAAAATGATATTGAGTCCATTATAAAGAGAGCACAAAATGAATTTCAATGCGATATTTTTGGATTTGCAAGATATTTTAGAGCTAATGAACCTGAAATTTATGAGAAAA includes:
- a CDS encoding Ger(x)C family spore germination protein — translated: MIRKLSKLFIIGMCVLLLTSCWDSKDVNKRGIAISIGVDYVNGNIEFTGETAKLTSSSGKGGEKTQTSDVYNMLSYGKNFEKSRVNYDAVSPFPLFLGAVRVVVFGENFAKKGIESYLNRIDHLYDYRKTLLAVVSREPPKKLFKVKVEKDISVGFLIEDIIEHVAGKGEGLYPVTGELLSDIELGKIGYVLPYVGIEEDTIKYLGLAVMKNSKLVGIIDIKNTDGIMYILAEKPKIVQVVDRSNNKENKISFRTFVKKRKIKVDYVDEEVTINIDLNLTAQLRYQYYMEPISDEYIKKLESIISEKAKNDIESIIKRAQNEFQCDIFGFARYFRANEPEIYEKINWEDAFTEANVNVNVKAKILNMSLTDPNAKRKY